The DNA sequence GACAGGGTAAAGTCTGCCATGGTTTTTCTTCTCCTGCCAGGACTCCCGGGATGTCACCGGCATATCTTCATATTACCATAAGTAATATTAATCTGCCTTAACCGCCATTCAGTCATCAGGAGATGGCGATGGCCGAGAACCTGCGGGAGAAGATCGTCGAGACGAACAGGGACGTGAAGTGGATCTGCCGGACCCTGCAGAGGATGGAGGAGAAGGACGCGGAGATGGAGGGGAGGCTCCGCGCCCTTGAGAACTGGCGGAGCGAGGCGGCAGGGGAGGAGAAGAGGGAGAGGGAAATCGCCGCCGGTGCCGGAGGGGTCGTGGGAGGGATCGTCGCCGTCGTCGTGAAGGTGATCGGGTGGGGATGAGACGTCATACCATGCCGGAAAGAGCCTTTGCGATCTGTCGTGAGATCCTCACACCTCATCACGGCGACCCCTCTTCTCCCTGAACAAGACAGAGTGCATGCCCCGCCGTTCGAGGACATGCCCTGTGACCCGGCGAGTACAGCAGGTCGAGACCGCGGGGTTTTCCGAGCATGATCAGAGTCGCATTGTTCCGCCGGGCCGGCAGGACCGTCTCCATCGGTTCCGTGCTCTCCCGGAGATCGGCGGCACATCTCCTACGGCCGGGATACTTTTATCATCGAGGGGGTGGTCTGGACGCAGGGCGATTCCTATGCTCGGAGAGATGATCGGCGAATTGAAAGGAAAGGTGGTGGGGCAGCGTATCTCTCACCATTATGGCCTGGGTCTGAAGATCGAGAGGACCATGGAGTCGAAAGGGACGATACTCGGTACCGAGGTGACATTACTTGCCACCTTCTGGTCGAAAGAGCGACCGCAGGGGGGAATACTGGCGAAGGGCCACGGCATCATGACGACCGAAAAGGGAGAGACGGCGGTGCTGCAGGGTTCGGGGATCAGCGTCCCGGCACAAGGGCCCGGCTGGAGCATGCGGGGGGTACGGTATCTTCAGACGTCCGGAACCGCCCTGAGCCGCCTCAACGACGTGGCCCTGCTTTTTGAGATCGAGATCGCTCCCGACGGAACGGTCAGCGACAGGATGTGGGAGTGGAAATAACTCCCTATCGAACCTTCATGGCGAGGCGGAGATCGGACCCCGGCCTCTCCCCTTCTCACGGCCGCACCCGATTCTCTACAGCGCTATTGCCCTGCTTCGCCCGCGTACTCGCCTCGACGCTCTATTTTTCCCCTGAAAGAGCATGACTGGAAGTTCACCTGCATCACCGGGTTCGTTCTGGCCGTGCTCATCGTCGTCCTCTTCCGGGTATGATCCTGCAGCCGGCCGTATCTCCTGAGCGGGGGCGGCGTCTCTTTCACATTCGCCCCGCTCACACGGCCCACATCCATATACCCCCACCGCCACCCCTCACCCATGACACACCGCCCCCTCATGAGCGACCAGACCCTCTTTCGCGACCCCGCCCTCTTCGAGATCACCCACCTCCCCGAGGTCTTCAACTACCGCGACACACAACTCGAAGACCTCGCCTTCGCCCTGCGGCCCGCCCTCCGCGGCGTCCGCCCGTTGAATACCGTGCTCCGCGGCATCCCCGGCACAGGGAAGACCACCGCGGTCAGGCTCCTCTTCGCCGAGATCGAGGAGATGACGCAGGCGGTCGTCCCGGTCCTCGTCTCCTGCCAGACCGAGAGGACGGAGTACGCCGTCTTCTCCCGGATCTTCCTCGCCCTCTCCGGCCACCTGCCCCCGCCGTCGGGCGTCTCGAATGTGCGGGTGATGGCCGGGGTCGCCCATGCCCTCGCAGAGAGGGGAGCGGTCCTCGTCGTCTGCCTGGACGACGTCACCCGGCTCATCGCCGACGGCACCCTGGACAGTGTCCTCGCCCCCCTCCTCAGGATGCACGAGGCCTGGCCGGGGGTGCGGACCGGCGTCGTCCTCACCCTCTCCACCCCTGAGGCCGACCTCTCCCGCGCCCTCGGCCCCTCCACCCTCTCTGTCCTCCAGGCCTCGGAGGTCCTCTTCCCGCCGTACACCGCGGCGGAGGTGCGGGGCATCCTTGCAGACAGGGTGAAGGCCGGGGTGTACCCCGGCGTCGTCCCGCCCGCCGTCCTCGACCTCGTCGTCGAGAGGACGATGGCCTCTGGCGACCTGCGGATCGGTCTGGACCTGGTGAAGAGGGCGGTGCTCACTGCGGAGAAGGAGGCGAGGACCGAGGTGACGGCCGGGGACGTGCTCTCGGCCTTTGCCGTCTCCCGGCACCTCCACCTGGCAGTGGCGGTGGAGGCGCTCGCCCCTGCGGAGAGGGCGGTGCTCCACGCCGTCCTGAGAGAGGAGAGGGAAGGCGGGCCGGCAATCGCCGGGCGGGTCTATGACCGCCTCTGCGGGGAGATGGGGTATGCGGCATTCTCCGAGAGGTTGCGGAAACTGGAGACCTTACGGCTGGTGGACCTGTACGTGCGGCCGGGGAGGGGGAGGACGCGGGAGGTCGTGGTGCGGGAGGGAGTCGGGGAGGTGGTCGCTCCTCAGGCGGGCGTGGCCGAGGAGGAAGAGTGCCGGTATGAGACAGGGGAGGGGTGAGACAGCCGACCTCTCGAAGTTTTGCCCAATTTAATCAATTGTTTTTCAATGTTTTCTGTTCAAAGGATCTTTAGCTTCCCGCGTTCCCCCTCACGACCGCCGGCGTCTGGGGGGATCACCTGCCCACCCCCTTCTTCTCATTCCACCCCCGCACCAACCGGGCATAGCACCTCTCGCAGAGTCTCGCCCGCCCGTCGCCGGAGCGGAACACCGCCCTCCCCTCGCCGCACACGCTGCACCGCCCGAGGTCGGTCTTCGTCCGCGTGAACTCGGTGTGCTTCAGCACGCCCGGGAGAGGGACAGTCTTGTTTGCACCTGTGCACCCGATTGCACGGGCCTGCACTTTGAAAATGCCACCAAACGGGGGAATTTTTGAATCGGGATTGAACATCCCGGCCCTTTCACCCCCATCTTCCCGATCGTTTGCACTCTGGCACAGATCACACACACAGTCACCCCCAGACCCGGAGAGATC is a window from the Methanofollis sp. genome containing:
- a CDS encoding ORC1-type DNA replication protein; translated protein: MTHRPLMSDQTLFRDPALFEITHLPEVFNYRDTQLEDLAFALRPALRGVRPLNTVLRGIPGTGKTTAVRLLFAEIEEMTQAVVPVLVSCQTERTEYAVFSRIFLALSGHLPPPSGVSNVRVMAGVAHALAERGAVLVVCLDDVTRLIADGTLDSVLAPLLRMHEAWPGVRTGVVLTLSTPEADLSRALGPSTLSVLQASEVLFPPYTAAEVRGILADRVKAGVYPGVVPPAVLDLVVERTMASGDLRIGLDLVKRAVLTAEKEARTEVTAGDVLSAFAVSRHLHLAVAVEALAPAERAVLHAVLREEREGGPAIAGRVYDRLCGEMGYAAFSERLRKLETLRLVDLYVRPGRGRTREVVVREGVGEVVAPQAGVAEEEECRYETGEG